One genomic window of Apus apus isolate bApuApu2 chromosome 9, bApuApu2.pri.cur, whole genome shotgun sequence includes the following:
- the PARP3 gene encoding protein mono-ADP-ribosyltransferase PARP3, whose protein sequence is MKARWPHGGGSAMASKRHASPPKQPDGKGKKVKGKEEDDTWSSTLAALKTAPKEKPPATIDGLCPLSTAPGARVYEDYDCTLNQTNISANNNKFYIIQLLEHDGAYSVWSRWGRVGEVGQSKLMPTASLEAAKKDFEKKFREKTKNSWAARENFVAQPGKYTLIEVQPGAGQEVEVALKVDGVDGDKVCKQRILPCTLDKATQDLVSLIFSSDMFRDAMQTMNIDVKKMPLGKLSKQQIARGFEALEELEAALKDEHPQATRLEDLSSRFYTIIPHNFGRARPPPINSPELLRAKKDMLLVLADIEVAQSLQAQKVKEEEEEEVAHPLDQDYALLCCQLSLLDPASREYQLIQNYVTQTGNRLRILNIWQVARDGEDERFKAHDLLEHRRLLWHGTNVAVVAAILKSGLRIMPHSGGRVGKGIYFASENSKSACYVGCTSKNIGIMFLTEVALGKPYHITCDDPTLRQPPAGYDSVLACGRTEPDPAQDEEMLLDGKKVLVCQGKPIPMPAYHDSSFSQSEYLIYQESQCRIRYLVQLHF, encoded by the exons ATGAAGGCGCGCTGGCCTCACGGGGGTGGCTCAGCCATGGCTTCCAAGCGCCACGCGTCCCCCCCAAAACAGCCGGACGGCAAGGGCAAGAAGgtgaaagggaaagaggaggatgACACCTGGAGCTCCACCTTGGCAGCCCTGAAAACTGCCCCGAAGGAGAAGCCCCCCGCCACCATCGATGGGCTGTGCCCCCTGAGCACAGCGCCAGGAGCCAGG GTCTATGAGGACTATGACTGCACCCTGAATCAGACCAACATCAGCGCCAACAACAACAAGTTCTACATCATCCAGCTCCTTGAGCATGATGGCGCCTACAGTGTCTGGAGCCGCTGGGGCCGTGTG GGGGAGGTGGGCCAGTCCAAGCTCATGCCCACTGCCTCCCTGGAGGCTGCCAAGAAGGACTTTGAGAAGAAGTTTCGGGAGAAGACCAAGAACAGCTGGGCAGCGAGGGAGAACTTTGTTGCCCAGCCAGGGAAATACACACTCATTGAGGTGCagccaggggctgggcaggaggtggaggTTGCCCTCAAG GTGGATGGTGTGGATGGGGACAAGGTCTGCAAGCAGCGGATACTGCCCTGCACCTTGGACAAAGCCACGCAGGACCTGGTGTCCCTCATCTTCAGCAGTGACATGTTCCGGGATGCCATGCAGACCATGAATATCG ATGTCAAGAAGATGCCACTGGGGAAGCTGAGCAAGCAGCAGATCGCAAGGGGCTTTGAggctctggaggagctggaggcagcactGAAGGATGAGCACCCCCAGGCCACCCGCCTGGAGGACCTCTCATCCCGCTTCTACACCATCATCCCTCATAATTTTGGGCGGGCACGGCCACCCCCTATCAACTCCCCCGAGCTGCTGCGTGCCAAGAAGGACATGCTGTTG GTGCTGGCCGACATTGAGGTGGCACAGAGCCTGCAGGCACAGAaggtgaaggaggaggaggaggaggaagttgCCCATCCGCTGGATCAGGATtatgccctgctctgctgccagctgtccCTGCTGGACCCAGCTTCCCGGGAATACCAG CTGATCCAAAACTATGTGACACAGACAGGAAACAGACTCCGCATTCTCAACATCTGGCAGGTGGCTCGAGATGGTGAG GATGAGCGCTTCAAAGCCCATGATCTCCTGGAGCACCGGCGCCTGCTTTGGCACGGCACCAACGTGGCGGTGGTCGCGGCCATCCTGAAGAGCGGGCTGCGCATCATGCCCCACTCCGGCGGGCGCGTGGGCAAGGGCATCTACTTTGCCTCTGAGAACAGCAAGTCAGCCTGCTACG TGGGCTGCACTTCCAAGAACATTGGAATTATGTTCCTGACGGAGGTGGCCCTGGGCAAGCCCTACCACATCACCTGTGATGACCCCACACTGCGTCAGCCACCTGCTGGCTATGACAGTGTCCTGGCCTGTGGCCGGACAGAGCCGG ACCCTGCCCAGGatgaggagatgctgctggatgGCAAGAAGGTGCTGGTGTGCCAGGGCAAGCCCATCCCCATGCCCGCCTATCATGACTCCTCCTTCAGCCAGAGCGAGTACCTCATCTACCAGGAAAGCCAGTGTCGGATCCGCTACCTTGTCCAGCTCCACTTCTGA
- the LOC127388187 gene encoding probable G-protein coupled receptor yields the protein MQEKSPCCPGTRAAGLVLRGMASQMGLNTTDSLELLSIPEQSIAQDVVGLFFMVLLTLIALVANTVVMIAILKSPLLKKLIFVCHLCMVDLLSAIFLMPLGIISSSSCFNRVIYSTVECQALMFLNICFISASILTISIISVERYYYIVHPMRYEVKMTIRLAVAGVIFIWVKSALIPVLALVGWPQGSGATSASRCTVYWSPGVHKKVFVIIFSIVCFVLPTTIIFAVYCSVYRVARMASLQHVPVPAQAVAPRRRSDSIASQVTIITRNLPLPRLMPERFLGSNKAILTLVLIVGQFLCCWLPFFAFHLHSSVGTSTVDGGHGEMVVTWIAYSSFAINPIFYGLLNRQIRQELARLRRSCLNRPLGQEICLSISEASVQENFLRFVQRATCTLEPHASCISPSPRNRLDQTKMDFPIPGQVPEESG from the coding sequence ATGCAGGAGAAGAGCCCTTGCTGCCcaggcaccagagctgctggcttAGTCCTCAGGGGGATGGCAAGCCAAATGGGGCTGAACACCACAGACAGCTTAGAGCTGCTGTCCATCCCTGAGCAGTCCATTGCTCAAGATGTGGTGGGCCTCTTCTTCATGGTCCTGCTCACCCTCATTGCCCTAGTGGCCAACACTGTGGTCATGATCGCCATTCTCAAAAGCCCCCTTCTCAAGAAGTTAATCTTTGTCTGCCACCTCTGTATGGTTGACCTGCTCTCTGCCATTTTCCTCATGCCCCTGGGGatcatctccagctcctcctgcttcaACAGGGTGATCTACAGCACTGTTGAGTGCCAGGCCTTGATGTTCCTGAATATCTGCTTCATCAGTGCCTCCATCCTCACCATCTCCATCATCAGCGTGGAGCGGTACTACTACATTGTTCACCCCATGAGGTATGAGGTCAAGATGACCATCAGGCTAGCGGTGGCCGGAGTCATCTTCATTTGGGTCAAGTCTGCTCTCATCCCTGTCTTGGCACTGGTGGGCTGGCCTCAAGGCAGTGGGGCCACCAGCGCCAGTCGCTGCACAGTCTACTGGAGTCCTGGGGTCCACAAGAAGGTTTTTGTGATCATCTTCAGCATTGTCTGCTTTGTCCTGCCCACCACCATCATCTTTGCTGTCTACTGCAGTGTCTACCGGGTGGCCCGGATGGCATCCCTGCAGCACGTGCCTGTGCCGGCACAGGCAGTTGCGCCGAGACGCCGATCTGACTCCATCGCCAGCCAAGTGACCATCATCACCAGGAACCTGCCATTGCCCAGGCTGATGCCAGAGCGTTTTTTGGGAAGCAACAAGGCCATCCTCACCTTGGTCCTCATTGTGGGAcagtttctgtgctgctggctgcccttcTTTGCTTTCCACTTGCACTCCTCTGTTGGTACGAGCACAGTAGATGGTGGTCACGGGGAGATGGTGGTCACCTGGATTGCCTACTCCTCCTTTGCCATCAATCCCATCTTCTATGGGCTGCTGAACCGCCAGATCCGGCAGGAGCTGGCCCGGCTCCGGCGCAGCTGTCTCAACCGGCCACTGGGCCAGGAGATCTGTCTTTCCATCTCGGAGGCTTCTGTTCAGGAAAACTTCTTGCGGTTCGTCCAGAGAGCGACTTGCACACTGGAGCCCCATGCCAGCTGcatcagccccagccccaggaacaGGCTGGACCAGACCAAGATGGACTTCCCCATCCCAGGTCAAGTTCCTGAAGAGAGCGGCTGA